Proteins from a genomic interval of Hyalangium ruber:
- a CDS encoding peptidase M3 has translation MDRPVYSVRARLDDFLAELATLHYRHGAGLSSELPVASLHASFPELSAPDTFAAATEALEKARSKTDDPLAARRLQLLRELIAGQVEEGLAARDAEAVAKLEAQARLPVDDQTLSFGEALAQIPRETQRGRRTVLERAVGNFLWGERGRYGARREAALRTAERLGARDYPTLREDVSGIPVGKLLEAAQETLRRTEDAYRDVLGYVLRKVEPTLRSLPGGEARRHDLQHALQAPWMDGFFRREDLMPAVTRWLNEWNLPPAAGGRIRIDDEARTGKARRPFVAAVRVPNEVRLVLHPEAGLNALGDLLHEFGHAQHLAHVSDTAPLELRRLGDASVTEAYAALTERLLLSPEWLQRYLRLPSTAAKDTVRLAAFQALTVMRRHCAKLSYELSLFTRGPSEERAEEYAAGQRHALFVEPHPGFFLFDVDPQLYSARYLRAWALETRLTARLMERFNEDFWRNPSASAWLKGLFSRGGTDDAEALSTEVSGAALSLPEAGARLVAILNR, from the coding sequence ATGGACCGTCCCGTGTACTCCGTTCGCGCGAGGCTGGACGACTTCCTCGCCGAGCTGGCCACGCTCCACTACCGCCACGGCGCGGGCCTGTCGTCCGAGCTCCCTGTCGCCTCGCTCCACGCCTCCTTCCCCGAGCTGTCCGCTCCGGACACCTTCGCCGCCGCCACCGAGGCGCTGGAGAAGGCGCGCTCCAAGACGGACGACCCGCTCGCCGCCCGCCGCCTCCAGCTCCTACGCGAGCTCATCGCCGGGCAGGTGGAAGAGGGCCTCGCCGCCCGCGACGCCGAGGCCGTGGCGAAGCTGGAGGCCCAGGCCCGGCTGCCCGTGGACGACCAGACCCTCTCCTTCGGCGAGGCGCTCGCCCAGATTCCCCGAGAGACCCAGCGCGGCCGGCGCACCGTGCTGGAGCGCGCCGTGGGCAACTTCCTCTGGGGCGAGCGCGGCCGCTATGGCGCGCGGCGCGAGGCGGCCCTGCGCACCGCCGAGCGGCTGGGAGCCCGCGACTACCCCACCCTGCGCGAGGACGTCTCCGGCATTCCCGTGGGCAAGCTCCTCGAGGCGGCCCAGGAGACCCTGCGGCGCACCGAGGACGCGTACCGCGACGTGCTCGGCTACGTGCTGCGCAAGGTGGAGCCCACCCTGCGCTCCCTGCCCGGCGGAGAAGCGCGGCGGCATGACTTGCAGCACGCGCTCCAGGCCCCGTGGATGGACGGCTTCTTCCGCCGCGAGGACCTGATGCCCGCGGTGACGCGCTGGCTCAACGAGTGGAACCTGCCCCCGGCCGCCGGAGGGCGCATCCGCATCGACGACGAGGCGCGGACCGGCAAGGCGCGGCGCCCCTTCGTCGCCGCCGTGCGCGTGCCCAACGAGGTGCGCCTGGTCCTCCACCCCGAGGCGGGACTGAACGCGCTCGGAGACTTGCTCCACGAGTTCGGCCACGCCCAGCACCTGGCCCACGTGTCGGACACCGCGCCGCTGGAGCTGCGCCGCCTGGGAGATGCCTCGGTCACCGAGGCCTACGCCGCGCTCACCGAGCGGCTCCTGCTCTCACCCGAGTGGCTGCAGCGCTACCTGCGCCTGCCGAGCACCGCCGCGAAGGACACCGTGCGGCTGGCCGCCTTCCAGGCGTTGACGGTGATGCGCCGGCACTGCGCGAAGCTCTCCTACGAGCTGTCCCTCTTCACCCGAGGCCCCTCGGAGGAGCGCGCCGAGGAGTACGCGGCCGGGCAGCGCCACGCGCTCTTCGTCGAGCCGCACCCGGGCTTCTTCCTCTTCGACGTGGATCCGCAGCTCTACTCGGCGCGCTACCTTCGAGCGTGGGCGCTGGAGACGCGCCTCACCGCCCGGCTCATGGAGCGCTTCAACGAGGACTTCTGGCGCAACCCCTCCGCCAGCGCCTGGCTGAAGGGGCTGTTCTCCCGTGGAGGCACCGATGACGCCGAGGCGCTCTCCACGGAAGTCTCTGGCGCGGCGCTCTCCCTGCCCGAGGCGGGTGCGCGCCTCGTGGCGATACTCAACAGGTAG
- a CDS encoding RluA family pseudouridine synthase, with protein sequence MKRRTFRAEGDHVGRPLTEALARELGTPVEEARRLVDAGAVYLAGRRCRDAGVRLGAGQVVSVVLEEGGRSSLEAPPAPPPLSILFEDEALIAVDKPAGVTAQPTEGRVGDSLVDLVSARLGGPAGLVHRLDRETSGVTVFGKTPPATTALAAEFREGHARKRYVAATAPGLPPSGTVDLPLSKDPSRPGRWRASRAANGVPALTDFRTLYAGEDFCLVELLPHTGRTHQLRAHLTALGSPILGDARYGGLPQVGGLPAPRCLLHAQALELAHPRTGQPLRIEAPVPEDLRRFFTQVHLAVPEGPISPVTPRTGSPRPPPSRGR encoded by the coding sequence GTGAAGCGCCGGACGTTCCGAGCCGAGGGCGACCACGTGGGCCGCCCGCTCACCGAGGCGCTGGCGCGGGAGCTGGGCACTCCGGTGGAGGAGGCGCGCCGGCTGGTGGACGCGGGCGCCGTGTACCTCGCGGGCCGACGCTGCCGGGACGCGGGAGTGCGCCTGGGTGCGGGGCAGGTGGTCTCGGTGGTGCTGGAAGAAGGCGGCCGCAGCTCGCTGGAGGCTCCTCCCGCGCCTCCCCCGCTGAGCATCCTCTTCGAGGATGAGGCGCTCATCGCCGTGGACAAGCCGGCGGGAGTCACGGCGCAGCCCACGGAAGGGCGGGTGGGCGACAGCCTGGTGGACCTGGTGAGCGCGCGGCTCGGCGGGCCCGCGGGGCTCGTGCATCGGCTGGACCGGGAGACCTCGGGCGTCACGGTCTTCGGCAAGACGCCCCCGGCCACCACGGCGCTGGCGGCGGAGTTCCGCGAGGGCCATGCGCGCAAGCGCTACGTGGCGGCCACGGCGCCGGGGCTTCCTCCTTCCGGTACGGTGGATCTGCCCCTGTCGAAGGACCCCTCCCGGCCTGGGCGCTGGCGCGCGAGCCGCGCCGCCAACGGCGTGCCCGCGCTCACCGACTTTCGCACCCTGTACGCGGGCGAGGACTTCTGCCTCGTGGAGTTGTTGCCGCACACGGGGCGCACGCACCAGCTTCGCGCGCACCTTACGGCGCTCGGCTCACCCATCCTCGGCGATGCGCGCTATGGGGGCTTGCCTCAAGTGGGAGGACTCCCCGCGCCCCGCTGCCTGTTGCACGCGCAGGCCCTGGAGCTGGCGCACCCGCGCACCGGCCAGCCCCTGCGCATCGAAGCGCCCGTGCCCGAGGACCTCCGGCGCTTCTTCACCCAGGTACACCTCGCCGTACCCGAAGGCCCCATCTCCCCCGTCACGCCGCGCACAGGTAGTCCACGCCCTCCACCCAGCCGCGGGCGGTGA
- a CDS encoding glycosyltransferase family 2 protein → MAPPVVTVLLPARNAEATVARAVESLLEGTLSDLRVLAVDDGSTDGTRGVLQGLAARDARVEVLDGGGQGLVAALQLALRHATSPYVARMDADDEALPRRLEASIQALEADSHLAGVGTRIELFREDRPVSPSLQAYADWLNRLTTVEALVRERFIESPLCHPSVCLRREVLLATGGWEHGDFPEDYALWMKLLHAGYGLRNLPEVLLRWRDSSGRLTRTDPRYDVKRFTWVKARYLACGPLAGGRPCTVWGAGPSGLALTRFLREEGATVERLVDVHPRKVGTRIHDIPVVSPEVLGPPGQGLLVVCVGVRWAREEIRADLTARGWVEGVDYLCAA, encoded by the coding sequence ATGGCTCCTCCGGTCGTCACTGTCCTCCTTCCTGCCCGAAACGCCGAGGCCACCGTGGCCCGGGCCGTGGAAAGCCTGCTCGAAGGCACCCTGAGCGACCTTCGGGTCCTTGCCGTGGACGATGGCTCCACGGATGGCACCCGGGGGGTGCTCCAGGGCCTGGCCGCGCGAGACGCCCGGGTGGAGGTGCTGGACGGCGGCGGCCAGGGGTTGGTGGCCGCGCTCCAGCTCGCGCTCCGCCACGCCACATCCCCCTACGTGGCCCGGATGGACGCGGACGACGAGGCCCTCCCGCGCCGGCTGGAGGCCAGCATCCAGGCCCTGGAGGCGGACTCCCACCTGGCGGGGGTGGGTACCCGCATCGAGCTCTTCCGGGAGGACCGGCCGGTGAGCCCCTCGCTCCAGGCCTACGCGGACTGGCTCAACCGCCTCACCACCGTCGAGGCGCTCGTGCGCGAGCGCTTCATCGAGAGCCCCCTGTGCCACCCCTCCGTGTGCCTGCGCCGCGAGGTGCTCCTGGCCACCGGCGGCTGGGAGCACGGCGACTTCCCCGAGGACTACGCCCTGTGGATGAAGCTCCTGCACGCGGGGTATGGGTTGAGGAACCTGCCGGAGGTGCTGCTGCGCTGGCGGGACAGCTCCGGGCGACTCACCCGCACGGACCCGCGCTACGACGTGAAGCGCTTCACCTGGGTGAAGGCCCGCTACCTGGCGTGTGGCCCCCTGGCGGGCGGCCGGCCCTGCACGGTGTGGGGCGCGGGCCCCAGCGGCCTGGCGCTCACCCGCTTCCTGCGCGAGGAGGGCGCCACGGTGGAGCGGCTCGTGGACGTCCACCCGCGCAAGGTGGGCACCCGCATCCATGACATTCCAGTGGTGTCCCCGGAGGTGCTGGGCCCTCCAGGCCAGGGGCTGCTGGTGGTCTGCGTGGGCGTGCGCTGGGCCCGGGAGGAGATCCGCGCGGACCTCACCGCCCGCGGCTGGGTGGAGGGCGTGGACTACCTGTGCGCGGCGTGA